The genomic stretch TCTTTCCGGCGGACACATAGCCGATCACGATCCTTCTTCCTTATCTTCCTGGGTGGCCTGGTGGTCACTGACTTCATGGGTCTTCTGGTCACAGGCTCCATTGTGGTCTCCTTCCATGTCACGCACTTCAATTGGCGACAGATAGACCCGAACTGCCACTTCTGCAACTTCATGGGCATGTCCATGGTCTTTTATGGATTGTGCCCTCTGCTGCTTGGTGCTGCCATGGCCGTGGAACGCTTCATTGGCATCAACCTTCCATTTGCACGCTCCACCAGCATGCCAAAGGGCCGGACAGTCTCCATGGTGCTGATGGTGTGGTTGATCGCTGGTTGCATAGCTTTGCTGCCCCTATTGGGCGTTGGGAGCTACCACATGCAGATACCCGGTTCCTGGTGTTTTTTCAACATCAGCTCTGAGGGAAATGACCTGGCCTTCTCCCTGCTCTTCTCACTGGTTGGGTTGATGTCCATCgctgtgtcatttttattgaaCACCGTGAGCGTGGTTACCCTGATCAAGGTTTGCTGTGGACAGGACAGTACCCAGCGTCGCCGAGACCATGAAGTGGAGATGATGTTGCAGCTTATCCTGATCATGGTCATAGCTTCTATCTGCTGGTGCCCCCTCCTGGTAAGTTTGCCCTTATGTCTGTTTGTAACCCTGCGTTTGCtattttcacatgaaaatgtgGCATACAGCAAGGTTGATATAGAGATACTTAAACATGAATTCACTGTTATTCATTGTGCCTTGCAATATCTGCATGACAATctcctttcaaaaaaaaactttcatatAATACCATTTCCAGTTCTAATTATTATACAAAACAAATTCATCTGCATCACCACTCTTTCTCTGAGGACCACCCTGAGCCAACCAACCTAAAGTTGCAAAATAAATGGAGCACTTGGAGTTTATTGTTAAGCATCACAGGAAAGTCTCTTGCACTGTTTCAACCTGTGTAAATAAGTGTGTGCCTCTGTAACTGTAAAATGTGGtctgtgacagtgtgtgtgttgtgtggtgATAAGACCCACAGGCGAGGGTGCCCTCTTCAGCTGCTGGCAGAAGGGGGATATCTGTTAACTCAATTTTTTGGTTTTCCTATATATATCTTTACATTGTGTACACTGTTGACAACTAATTTGACTGTAAACCCCTTTAGGTATAACTATAAAccagaaaagtaaaaagtgaagaaaacattttaaaccataTGTTCTGACAATCTGAAGTTTGAGGTAAAAGTGTCCATGGCACAACATCACTCGTGAGGTGGTTAATGGTaagttaaaaatacatttactgatGATATTGCAAGGCACAATGAATAACAGTCCCCACCAAATTACAATGTGAGAAATGTCGCTCAGGTATCTGAAAGCACCCAGTCCTGACCCTATCTATCCAGCTCTTTTTGTTATCAGTGCTGCCCTTCAACTGTTTGAACTATAATGAGGCATCAAAAGGCCCTAAGCTCCTTTTCTCTGCTTCCCCTCTACATGCTTCATTTCTTCCAAACCTCCTAACTAGCTGATCTGAAAGCTCTCTAGTGATCAGAGGGCACCTTAATGCCCTAGTTGAGATGACACATATCAGCTATAGAGCATGAGGGAAACTAGTGCCTTTAAAGGAAAAGAACTTGGATTTTACCTTTTGTAGCTTGGCTAACGGTTCTGTCAGTTATGAAAACATTGCACTCACAAATGTAATTGCTGATAATGTGGCAATATCACTAAAAAAAAGCCCAACAGGGCAACAAACAAGAGCATTCAGAAAAATATAACGGTTGAaaacagactgtatataaagatggacgtagcgaggtgtaACGTCACCCATTAGTTTACATTGGAGTCCCAGAactggggagagcagcaggtgagtgaactgtcaatcaacgcccacatggCAAACATCAAAGGTACTATAAGTCTTAAAATCTTCtttaacacacaatatgtaatttcagccgctaggggtctctcaatcaaaacaataaccatgacaataacaaaagacggagtgtgatgacggtatgaagtagcaagggatcattggagttgttgtcttcgttgttaaataaccagcttcaccgggataggattactccagtgttaatcattcgagatgtttttaccgggagccgaattcCCGCAGAGGTCttctcctctccagaacaaatgGACCCAGAGAtcacaggtaaaaacactgaataaagcagtttaacctaaaaaaatcagtgtttctccgacgatgtacggcgaccaccAGATGTCCGGTgcgggctgttagccgagctgctgctaacacttgttcggtttatttctctcataactttagatccagacgttcggccggtttctcccgggagccgaattatccgcagaggtctcctcctctcttaaAGATGAACGTATACGcagattaaaattgttaaaaatactgattgaagctgtttcacctaaaaaatcaatatttctctgatgtttggtgaccactgtacttcctggaggggctgtttgccgagctgctgctaatgtttgcccagtttatttctctgataacttaagattcagacgtccaatgactaaaatccttcttctggctaaaagatatagttaaaagcaacctaaatttatcatgaaaatgtggcttaaaactgaataaaagtcaatttataacagtttctgtggaacaaccacaatgccgatgtattatcttgtatgtgtttaagttactctttggtagacgccattgtagcggacaaacacagcgccgctgtatgcatcttgtgcgtgtttactctttggtagaggaggtatgacgccattgacatgcgaccaaatgaaacggtccgttactttgattaaattacagatttctctgggtttgaaaattggaacatttgggataatgtaagtacacaactcatataacataggtctagttgtttttagacattttaatgtggaataattacatatcaTACCTTTAACTGAACAATAATTTCCACTTATTAGAAGGCCCAAATTTAGCAATTGaaaccataatgacttgttgaaaaaaattgaCTTAGTATTCCTAAagagaagttgacgcttttgaattggagtcagttggagccaggGATCTAGTGGCCATCGGTGGAATTGCACTTTAAAGTATTTCTGCACTGGCTTCAGTCTCAAGCCGTGGTTGTTGCCACTTGGTTGAAAACAACCCCCCAGGTCCTGTTGGacctattttaaaaaaaaatattgccaCCTTCTGAGATCTCAGCAATAACTTGAGTGAGTAATGTTATCATAGCCAATAGAACCAATAGCCATagtaacaacattaaaaccCAAGTTGTAGTTTTCCTGCTAATTGTTCAGCCGGAGGTATAGTATTAAAAACATAGTTGTAGAAGCAACATCAAGAATTGACTCCAACCACTCCATCCATTAAACCCACCTTCTATAGTGTCTTAGAAATTGATTGAGGGGAATGAAGTGCCAATTGATACCTCCATGACAAACCCATTCTCCATTATGTGATGGATGGGTCTGTCATATGGTGAAAAGAATAAACTTAAAGCCCCTCTGTGTACATTATTATACAATCATGGCACCTTTCTAATTATTGTAATGAGGTTTATTGGGTATAAAAGTGACAATCTCAGTTATAACTTGTGCAGTCTATGTGCTGCTTTCAGTTGATTCATTGAAACAAATATTGCAGTCTACAGCAGCGTCATTTTTGATACTACCTCTTGAGTCACCAAAATCCGAAAGTCACATTTTATACATAAGGACTTCAAATTCATTACCAGTATTTTGAGCTACTCACAGTTATGAACAGAAGGTTAAGCCTTCTGAATGGAGCAAATATTTTACTGTAGCTCTGTATAACCTCAGTTGTGTGGCACTCTACACAGATGTATATTCTGATGAGCGCTGTGACTGCTGATCCCGTAAACGCAGACACCGTTTTGTTCTGCATACGAATGGCCACCTGGAATCAGATATTAGACCCCTGGATATACATCATGTGGCAAGGGTCCCTACTAAGGcgagtaaaaagtaaaacaaaaacactgaacgGTTGTAACAATAACACAGCTTCTCCATAGTCACTGCTTATCCCAAAATTAACATTGTGCCGTGGTTGGCCGGTTACCTCAACATGTCCTGCGGATAAAACCATGCCAACCATGTGCGTCACAGTCTACACCATGCCTTGCAGCTTCCAATACATTCCCAGTATCATTGGAAGCATGCTTCATCATGCAGCCAGTTTCCCATCTTGGTTTGCTGCTGCCATGTACACTTCATTCCATTCCAAGTCAATTACTAAACATTTCACTTAAGTAGTTTCAACTATTTGTCATGCCTGCTTTCATTCCCTGAAACTAACACAGATGCTTCCTCATCAAAACCATCATAGCATAACAATCTACAGattgtagttttatttacaaaaacatttcttagaAGCAGAGCTGCAAAAATAATCTCACATATAAGAATGAAACTTCAAAAGTTATTCAGGCTCAGTAATTTAAAACCCCTGAGAAATGCAATTTAGCTACAGTGAGTTATCTACAGTCAAGCCTAGTTTACATTGAGAGCTCAAAATAGCCTCCTTGCAAGTTAGCAAGACCATGAATGCCATGAATTCCTTCTTTGAAAGTGGAAGTTACTACTGATGGTACTAGACTAATTTGAACCCTGGGAAAATGTGGTTCTTTCTGCCCTTGGAGCACCTCTGCCTTTGAGAAAAGTTTGCCTAAGTAAAACTCTGATTGTATTTCATCTCAACAGGAATGTGTACTTGCATGCAATAGTGACTTGCACTATAAAGTGGATTCAGATAACTGTTTTACATGTACTGCTTGGACACAACACATAGCAGAGTCAGAGGTAGACACCAGCTGAATTTGGAATAGATACAACAATAAGCCAATTTGTCATTTCTAGAGGAGCTTGTTAGCATGTTTAGACCCCACAAGACTGTTAGACTATGCTAATAAGGCTATTCCTCacataaaatgctgctgctttacTAAAGGGGATAATTATGTTGCAGCAGCCACTGCCTCAGGAGGGCCATAGCAAAATTAGCCAAGGCTTTCCCTGAGTAGACTTtaaacatatgtgtgtgtccatgtgcatTTGCAATAGTAACCAATTTCATCTTTTCCCCCTCACTCCTTATTTCTGATCTCTCCTTCTCGTTCTCTCTTTTCAACTTTAATTTGCTGCCTGTtgtaattttcttcttttctcctttgcaACTGTTTGATTTCTTCTCTTTAACACTTCCATTTCTCTTCATCTAtaatttctttcttctctttccctgatccctccatctctgttcctaccccccccccccccccccccccccccttcaatCACCCCACCACCAGATCTTTATTGCACAAACTGTTTTATCCAGAGGTCATCTCCAGGTCAAATACCTACTGCTATGGCTACGCTTCGCCACCTGGAACCAAATCCTGGATCCCTGGGTATACATCCTGTTTCGCAGGGCAGTCCTTCAGAGAATCTACCCCCGGCTTAACTGGTCCCGGGGCTCCATCATGACCTTGTACCCGTCTTTTAGCGACACCATTCGCAGGTTCACACGCTCTTCACTTGGAAGCACCCTGGGCTCGGATGAAACAGGAGAGACTGGGAAAGCAAATGTAACACCCCCATCTATCTTGAAaccacctcctccttctccatgAATGTGATTTGAGTTGAGATTGCATGACGCCATTGGGGTTTCTGTATGTGTTCTGCTCTCTGAGTTTTCCTGTTGACTGTGACCAGGATAAGCAGCAAGATTGCACCTTAAACCTGAAAGGATTAAACATTGTTATGCTATTGAATaccactgaaatgttttcagtattAACGACACTTTGTCAAGCATGGTCTGATTGGACACTTACCAGGGATCAAAGATGTAATCTCTTCATAAAAAACAGTTCCTATAACCACTATTTAGCACTGAGGTCAAATAAGACcgatttaaaggggacataaaatgctttttgtgattttctgtcatttacatactgttataatgtcgaTTGTCTATGTTGGGGAACGTGTGTAAAAAAATTTCTACTTCCACATCAaactgacgtcagattgttggcgcatgcccacaaacagccgtccaatcggattcaggctcgaacatgtacggatatATTTAAGAAGTTTTTAATTCGAGTAATGAATGGGGAAAAAGAAGCGAAATCCTATTACTACCATTTAAGTAGCTGATAGAAGAAAagagcgggctcatcaggacaggggccttaaagagacagaaactaaACTGCCTGTgtaggctgaactgaggggctgtataaagggccagtacaagataaataaggagttttttttactgtaaatgatgCAAAGAttttccagtagagccccacgataaaaatatagacctgaaaatgtgcatattatgtcctctttaaaattATCTTCATGAATGCTCTCTCTGCATGCATTACTTTATCAAGTGCTTTTATGATATTGCAGttaaaaatatcttgttaaaGTGAATAGGGGCATTCTGTGGTCATTCAGGATATTGATTAAGCACATGCACACTCTGCTCAGATGCTCTTGAGCATAACATTAGACAGGTAGAATTATTTGACAATGTTTTCTGCCTCAACATTTCAAGTACTGTTCAGGTGTTGTTCATTCTTGAAAGTATTTACCAGAAATTTGGGGGATGGCCTTAAATGTTGATGATAACGGTGGAACAGTGGATCCCAAGAGCGTCTAATACTGAAAACTGACTTCTGCTGATCTTGTAAAGGTacttaaaagtgaaaatgtttccatcaaaatgaaatattgctTAAATTTCCCTGAAACCTCTTGTACAATTTCCAATTTGAGACCATGTACATATATTCTATGTATTCAAGGTTTTAATGATGCATGCAGATCAAACCAAACTTTCAAGACTTTGAAATGTTTGGTTACTAACTTTTTTTCAGTATCCCTAAAAGGGATCCTCTGTTTCACCCTGCATGCTTGTCTGGAAAATGAAGTGAAGGCCAATGAGGACGTGATTGTTGTAACAAATGAAATCTTGAATATAGGCACAGACCATGAAAATGCAGTGTTGATATTGTCAGTCGTAGGAAAAATCTTTTTACTGTCAATTTCAGAAATGAGACCAAAAAATGTTCGATCAATATTTGTTTGAGATGTATTATGTTGCATTGAAGGTGACAGTGTCTGCATACATAGTTTGAAATccctaaaaaaaataatgcctCACATTAGCTGTTCAGTATTACTGATATAAAAGTCAGTCATTTAAGTGACAAAGTGTAATTGTTGTCTACAGAGGATTTAAGTTGCCTGCTGTCTTTGAtagtgttatataaatatatcacaTCATTATAGGAATATGTTACTTGTTTTGTAGGTATTTCACTTATCACTCACTGGTGTAGTGTGGTTCTCCTAATTTCAAACCCTCCCACTGAACAGTTAGTTCATGAAAATTTCAGAaagcatattttctcacttaccatTATTATGCCGAGATCAGACTACatgatatttttgtctttcatgaTGGTCACCATGTCAGATTAGGCAATCATAGTGCCATAAATTCTTGCCGTGTCTTGGTCAGGAGACTGGCAACACTACAAGTATGACCCCAACCAATCAATATTCACAACTTTGCGGGAGTTCATAGGTGGTTGGGAAGGAGGGTCAAGAAATTGTCAATCATGGCTACAGAAGCGTGCATGTGCGATGCTAGTCTTGTgttccaaaaagaaaagaaaggaaaaacgATTGTGGACCCGTTCCTGGGTGTCACAAAGAGGGCAGTGTGGGCCGTCTATCCTTCAAAAAGAGCTTCAGGTAACAAATGTGTTAACATATCAGGAACATTACATAAAGCTACCAGGCTCACTGTATGTAAACAGAAGGTCTCGTGGACGAAAAAATGATTGGGATTTGGGAATTGTATACTCTTGTAAATGAAGATACAAAGATATGTTTTAATGTCAGGTGGTTTCACAATTGCAATAACTGAAGTGCTCTCTGGTGCACACATGTGAACACCGACACAGAAAGTCAAAGAGGAGATGAGCCGCTGCTCTCCCCGGTATCTGGGACACTAAATACGGCCCACCTCGGGCCACACAGTCGCTGGACAGCTT from Thunnus albacares chromosome 9, fThuAlb1.1, whole genome shotgun sequence encodes the following:
- the tbxa2r gene encoding thromboxane A2 receptor isoform X1; this encodes MNASVPPLTNNTPPLCYSINSPPFTYSPSIASAYFSSIFSFLGLTSNLIAFVVLIKSFRRTHSRSRSFFLIFLGGLVVTDFMGLLVTGSIVVSFHVTHFNWRQIDPNCHFCNFMGMSMVFYGLCPLLLGAAMAVERFIGINLPFARSTSMPKGRTVSMVLMVWLIAGCIALLPLLGVGSYHMQIPGSWCFFNISSEGNDLAFSLLFSLVGLMSIAVSFLLNTVSVVTLIKVCCGQDSTQRRRDHEVEMMLQLILIMVIASICWCPLLIFIAQTVLSRGHLQVKYLLLWLRFATWNQILDPWVYILFRRAVLQRIYPRLNWSRGSIMTLYPSFSDTIRRFTRSSLGSTLGSDETGETGKANVTPPSILKPPPPSP
- the tbxa2r gene encoding thromboxane A2 receptor isoform X2, whose amino-acid sequence is MNASVPPLTNNTPPLCYSINSPPFTYSPSIASAYFSSIFSFLGLTSNLIAFVVLIKSFRRTHSRSRSFFLIFLGGLVVTDFMGLLVTGSIVVSFHVTHFNWRQIDPNCHFCNFMGMSMVFYGLCPLLLGAAMAVERFIGINLPFARSTSMPKGRTVSMVLMVWLIAGCIALLPLLGVGSYHMQIPGSWCFFNISSEGNDLAFSLLFSLVGLMSIAVSFLLNTVSVVTLIKVCCGQDSTQRRRDHEVEMMLQLILIMVIASICWCPLLMYILMSAVTADPVNADTVLFCIRMATWNQILDPWIYIMWQGSLLRSLLHKLFYPEVISRSNTYCYGYASPPGTKSWIPGYTSCFAGQSFRESTPGLTGPGAPS